Proteins encoded in a region of the Tetrapisispora phaffii CBS 4417 chromosome 12, complete genome genome:
- the NIP1 gene encoding translation initiation factor eIF3 core subunit c (similar to Saccharomyces cerevisiae NIP1 (YMR309C); ancestral locus Anc_5.9): protein MSRFFATSYDYDSGSSSSEEELLSASEESLLSSSSEEEIAESSDDSEFFNDEEESESDFDSDDSDAKPYGPDWFKKQEFRKGPANKFLKRRNAGLSSDDDFSDDESNKKVVKSAKEKLLDELRASSSKIDIAELTNDWSIILNEFDTVAKLIVRSKQQNFGTPNIYVKIIAQITDAVNNAESTEFENKITAKAFNTTKQRVKKSAREIEDLLTKYKEDPDSFENELDQDIKGQSSFNTPELDNFVINAKKPGALSSIVTASVEAGFFPSLQIVLESRGKKNVDQTQLIESMEHLLSIASTTYEKIVAYLTLIPIRFDASSNFSYQPLESWKKSFNDIESLLYLLDENLDKFAVTEFTSVNDSIETQPEANAEGVVQVLGSLFSFVERLDDEFNKSLLNTDPHSSDYLQRLKDEQHVYNLILKIQVYFEKTLTAKTDEEKEAYLARVFVRRLDHIYYKANSLIAVMESKAWDYVPKVYDSKYVKFEGEATNAYLSSLIKTLSESLTKQEGSNTSLSKRGVLYQVYYTALNEEFSSAKEMLLESKIQSFINKSDPSLQILFNRVVVQLGLSAFKNWSIEECHQILNDLLAASHLREILGQQSLQRMASTGNSTTADDREKLCLPFHEHINIDLIDVVFLTCSLLIEIPQMTAFYSGIKIKKIPFSQKSIRRSLEHYDKSSLQGPPETSRDYILNAAKAMQRGSWKESFEYLNSIKAWKLLPNSEQVLKSLAASVQVESLKTYFFTNKRFYNEISIEKLSNLFDLSSEKVAETLQQVIDEYSIEASIDEEKTLITINKCDEITKLEEVASKLNKEIKIAKEHLRPNRGRR, encoded by the coding sequence ATGTCCCGTTTTTTTGCCACATCTTATGATTACGATAGTGGAAGTTCTTCttctgaagaagaattattgtCCGCTTCTGAGGAATCTTTATTAAGTTCGTCatctgaagaagaaattgctGAATCGTCAGACGATTCTGAGTTCTTTAATGACGAAGAGGAAAGCGAAAGTGATTTCGACAGTGATGATTCCGACGCAAAGCCATACGGTCCAGATTGGTTCAAGAAACAAGAGTTCAGAAAAGGTCCTGCTAATAAATTCCTGAAGAGAAGAAATGCTGGTCTTTCGTCGGATGATGATTTCTCAGATGATGAGTCGAACAAAAAAGTTGTCAAATCTGCTAAGGAAAAATTGTTAGACGAACTAAGAGCTTCTTCCAGCAAAATCGACATCGCTGAGTTGACTAACGACTGGTCTATCATCctaaatgaatttgataCTGTGGCAAAGTTGATTGTTAGATCAAAACAACAGAATTTCGGTACTCCAAATATTTACGTTAAAATTATTGCTCAAATTACAGACGCTGTTAATAACGCCGAATCGACTGagtttgaaaataaaattacaGCAAAGGCTTTTAATACCACCAAACAAAGAGTTAAAAAATCGGCTAgagaaattgaagatttattgactaaatataaagaagatcCAGATTCTTTCGAAAATGAATTAGACCAAGACATTAAAGGTCAATCTTCATTCAACACTCCAGAATTAGACAACTTCGTTATCAACGCTAAGAAACCAGGTGCTTTGTCATCCATTGTCACCGCTTCCGTCGAAGCCGGTTTCTTCCCATCATTGCAAATTGTCCTTGAATCAAGAGGTAAGAAGAACGTCGACCAAACTCaattaattgaatcaaTGGAACATTTATTATCCATTGCAAGTACCACCTACGAAAAGATTGTTGCTTATTTGACTTTGATCCCAATCAGATTCGATGCATCAAGCAACTTCTCTTACCAGCCACTTGAAAGTTGGAAGAAATCTTTCAATGATATCGagtcattattatatttgttaGATGAGAACTTAGATAAATTCGCCGTCACAGAATTCACTTCTGTAAACGATTCTATTGAAACTCAACCAGAAGCTAACGCTGAAGGTGTTGTTCAAGTTTTAGGTTCATTATTCTCTTTCGTTGAAAGATTAGATGATGAATTCAACAAGTCTTTATTAAACACTGACCCACACTCCAGTGATTACTTGCAACGTTTGAAGGATGAACAACATGTTTATAACTTAATCTTAAAGATCCAAGTTTACTTTGAAAAAACTTTAACTGCAAAGactgatgaagaaaaagaagctTACTTAGCTAGAGTTTTTGTTAGAAGATTAGACCACATCTACTATAAAgctaattcattaattgcTGTCATGGAATCAAAGGCATGGGACTATGTTCCAAAGGTTTACGATTCAAAGTATGTTAAATTTGAAGGTGAAGCCACTAATGCATACTTATCTTCTTTGATCAAGACTCTATCTGAAAGTTTAACTAAACAAGAAGGTAGTAACACTTCCTTATCAAAGCGTGGTGTTTTATACCAAGTTTACTACACTGCATTAAACGAAGAGTTCTCTTCTGCTAAAGAAATGTTATTAGAATCAAAGATTCAATCCTTTATTAACAAATCTGACCCATCATTacaaattttattcaatagaGTTGTGGTGCAGTTAGGTTTATCTGCATTCAAAAATTGGTCTATCGAAGAATGTCaccaaattttaaatgatttattagcTGCTTCTCATTTAAGAGAAATTTTGGGTCAACAATCTTTACAAAGAATGGCATCAACTGGTAATTCCACTACTGCTGACGATCGTGAGAAATTATGTTTACCATTCCATGAACATATTAACATTGATTTAATCGATGTTGTTTTCTTAACTTGTTCTTTGTTGATTGAAATTCCACAAATGACTGCTTTCTACTCTGGTATtaagataaagaaaattcCATTTTCCCAGAAATCTATTCGTAGATCTTTAGAGCATTACGATAAATCTAGTTTACAAGGTCCACCTGAAACGTCCAGagattatattttgaacgCTGCCAAGGCCATGCAAAGGGGTTCCTGGAAAGAGTCTTTTGAATACTTGAACTCCATCAAGGCTTGGAAATTACTGCCAAACTCTGAACAGGTTCTAAAATCATTGGCTGCTAGTGTTCAAGTTGAATCTTTAAAGACATACTTTTTCACCAACAAAAGATTCTACAATGAAATATCAATcgaaaaattatcaaactTATTTGATCTAAGTTCCGAAAAGGTTGCCGAAACTTTACAACAGGTCATTGATGAATACAGTATCGAAGCTTCTATTGACGAAGAAAAGACCTTAATCACCATCAACAAGTGTGATGAAATCACCAAATTAGAAGAGGTTGCCtctaaattaaataaagaaattaaaattgcTAAAGAACACCTACGTCCAAACCGTGGTCGTCGTTAg
- the GLC8 gene encoding PP1-complex regulatory subunit GLC8 (similar to Saccharomyces cerevisiae GLC8 (YMR311C); ancestral locus Anc_5.6) — protein sequence MVGILKNPLSKDDIPAVDESENVAEFRKQVFMNTQLNAKLTKGQASEIYNELAAKEKSLREGDPKSGHGFVPRDSVSLKHEHDVPTLEEEINSSEDGGNNLQWNKNNLAENEIKKLQYANIHVDEPKTPYQGAVDPSGEYYTPDDEDEPQGTGDGAGASNVRSLSDLDGFTLGEPEYKMEPVNDDGRIEMDPDEVQEADEEAAEEAKHRRFEEMRKKHYNVKEVFKNRHPADDE from the coding sequence ATGGTTGGTATACTGAAGAACCCGTTGTCAAAGGATGATATTCCCGCTGTTGATGAATCGGAGAATGTGGCTGAGTTCAGGAAACAGGTGTTCATGAACACGCAGTTGAATGCGAAACTGACAAAGGGTCAGGCATCGGAGATTTATAACGAGCTTGCTGCTAAGGAGAAAAGTTTGAGAGAGGGCGATCCCAAATCGGGCCATGGATTTGTGCCAAGGGATTCTGTTTCTTTGAAACATGAGCACGATGTTCCTACTCtggaagaagaaataaatagCAGCGAGGACGGGGGCAACAATCTCCAGTGGAACAAGAACAATCTTGCGGAAAATGAGATCAAAAAACTGCAATACGCTAACATTCACGTGGATGAGCCCAAGACACCATACCAAGGAGCTGTTGACCCGAGTGGGGAGTACTACACACCTGACGATGAAGACGAGCCTCAAGGCACCGGCGACGGTGCCGGCGCCAGCAACGTGAGATCGTTGAGCGACCTGGACGGGTTTACACTTGGTGAGCCGGAGTACAAGATGGAGCCGGTCAATGACGATGGCAGGATAGAGATGGACCCTGACGAGGTACAGGAGGCGGACGAAGAGGCTGCCGAAGAAGCCAAGCACAGGCGCTTTGAAGAGATGAGGAAAAAACATTACAATGTGAAGGAAGTGTTCAAGAACAGACACCCTGCAGATGACGAGTGA
- the ERV29 gene encoding protein ERV29 (similar to Saccharomyces cerevisiae ERV29 (YGR284C); ancestral locus Anc_5.5) translates to MSFRGPQNSGFSNMNPNNVSYNSGLRNGGYQNAAKYGKKGFSTAKLDFQKADQLIDKWLKPLEKLNETPLFMKVKPYIPNIAQFFIVATFYEDTLRICTQWSDQVFYLNQWKHYPYFFVVLFLSIVSLSMFGAATLLILKKHTIYATGVLCASIALQSLVYGLSTGSSFILRNFSVIGALLINFSDSIVNNKVTFQMLPELNNRNEKNKGYLLLAGRMLIVLMFIGFTFSKSWFTVLFTIVFTAFFAIGYKTKISSIMLVLILALYNITVNNYWFHDASQRDFLKYEFFQNLSIIGALLLVTNTGAGEISIDSKKKIY, encoded by the coding sequence ATGTCATTCAGGGGTCCTCAAAATAGTGGTTTCTCGAATATGAATCCGAATAATGTCAGTTATAATAGTGGTTTGCGCAACGGTGGTTATCAGAATGCTGCCAAATATGGTAAAAAGGGATTCAGTACTGCAAAGTTGGATTTCCAAAAAGCTGATCAACTCATTGATAAATGGTTGAAGCCgttagaaaaattaaatgagaCGCCATTGTTTATGAAGGTTAAACCGTATATTCCTAACATTGCACAATTCTTCATTGTGGCAACTTTTTATGAGGACACTTTAAGAATCTGCACACAATGGAGTGATCaagttttttatttgaatcaatGGAAGCATTATCCGTACTTCTTTGTTGTGttatttctttcaattgttaGTTTATCTATGTTTGGTGCAGCCACATTGTTGATCTTGAAGAAACATACTATCTATGCCACTGGTGTATTATGTGCCTCCATTGCTCTGCAATCTTTAGTCTATGGTCTATCCACTGGTTCTTCGTTCATCTTAAGGAACTTCAGTGTCATTGGTGCTTTGTTAATTAACTTTAGTGACTCTATTGTCAACAATAAAGTCACTTTCCAAATGTTACCTGAATTAAACAACAGAAACGAGAAAAATAAAGGATACTTGTTGTTAGCAGGCAGAATGTTGATTGTTTTGATGTTCATTGGATTCACATTCAGTAAATCGTGGTTCACTGTGCTTTTCACAATCGTATTCACTGCTTTCTTTGCTATCGGttacaaaacaaaaatatccTCGATCATGCTAGTCTTAATTCTCGCATTATACAATATAACAGTCAACAATTACTGGTTCCACGATGCTTCCCAAAGagattttttgaaatacgAATTTTTCCAAAACTTAAGCATTATCGGTGCCTTATTACTGGTGACAAATACAGGTGCTGGTGAAATTTCCATCGATAgtaaaaagaagatatattaG